From a single Kitasatospora sp. NBC_00458 genomic region:
- a CDS encoding 3-hydroxybutyryl-CoA dehydrogenase, which translates to MNAQGATRTGPGPDEWAADEITRVGVVGCGTMGAGFAETCALAGLDVLVAVPGEDSAARGRARLVRSLDHGVRKGRVAESEREEVLSRVAFTIDLAGLGDRQLVLEAVPEREEAKREVFGVLGKVVGDPSAILASTTSSIPIVNLARGTDRASQVVGVHFFNPVTVLPLVELTGSLLTAGSVLDRAEVFVSGVLGKRVIRSADRAGFVVNALLVPYLLAAVRMVESGFADAEDIDAGMTLGCAHPMGPLALADHVGLDTLAAVGQAMYEEFHEPLYAPPPLLSRMVAGGLLGRKTGQGFYRHG; encoded by the coding sequence ATGAACGCTCAAGGTGCCACGCGGACCGGTCCGGGGCCCGATGAGTGGGCCGCCGACGAGATCACCAGGGTCGGCGTCGTCGGCTGCGGCACGATGGGTGCCGGATTCGCGGAGACCTGTGCCCTGGCCGGCCTCGACGTCCTGGTGGCCGTGCCCGGCGAGGACTCCGCGGCCCGCGGCAGGGCCAGGCTGGTGCGTTCCCTCGACCACGGCGTCCGCAAGGGAAGGGTCGCCGAATCCGAGCGGGAGGAGGTCCTCTCGCGGGTCGCGTTCACCATCGACCTGGCAGGACTGGGCGACCGCCAGCTGGTCCTGGAGGCCGTGCCCGAACGGGAGGAGGCCAAGCGGGAGGTCTTCGGCGTGCTCGGCAAGGTCGTCGGGGACCCGTCGGCGATCCTCGCCTCGACCACGTCGTCGATCCCGATCGTGAACCTCGCCCGGGGGACCGACCGCGCCTCACAGGTGGTCGGGGTGCACTTCTTCAATCCCGTCACGGTACTTCCGCTGGTCGAACTGACCGGCTCCCTGCTGACGGCGGGATCGGTCCTCGACCGGGCCGAGGTGTTCGTCTCCGGCGTGCTCGGCAAGCGCGTCATCCGGTCCGCGGACCGGGCCGGGTTCGTGGTCAACGCCCTCCTCGTCCCGTACCTCCTCGCGGCGGTCCGGATGGTCGAGTCCGGGTTCGCCGACGCCGAGGACATCGACGCCGGGATGACCCTGGGGTGCGCCCATCCGATGGGGCCGCTGGCCCTCGCCGATCACGTCGGCCTGGACACGCTGGCCGCCGTCGGCCAGGCGATGTACGAGGAGTTCCACGAGCCCCTCTACGCGCCCCCGCCGCTGCTCTCCCGCATGGTCGCGGGCGGACTGCTGGGCCGGAAGACCGGCCAGGGCTTCTACCGCCACGGGTGA
- a CDS encoding NlmOI, translated as MSTQETEPTAAQEFAVPVSDRMSDLDFLLGEFRVEYTNLVADPPATGTAAWTTRSVYNGHVYELLQSVPEHGIEGRWIFGWSASTSSFYGLYHDNWGNHSTPSAKGWDEDGRIRFVGDCFGFGQQFVTKEEFEVVDEDHFVKRSFAQQGDVWVPSDVIHAYRVK; from the coding sequence ATGAGCACGCAGGAGACCGAGCCGACCGCAGCCCAGGAGTTCGCCGTGCCGGTCTCGGACCGGATGAGCGACCTGGACTTCCTGCTCGGCGAGTTCCGTGTCGAGTACACCAACCTCGTCGCCGACCCGCCGGCCACCGGTACGGCGGCCTGGACGACGCGGTCGGTCTACAACGGCCACGTCTACGAACTGCTGCAGAGCGTTCCCGAGCACGGCATCGAGGGCCGTTGGATCTTCGGCTGGAGCGCCTCGACCTCGTCCTTCTACGGCCTGTACCACGACAACTGGGGCAACCACTCCACCCCTTCCGCCAAGGGGTGGGACGAGGACGGACGCATCCGCTTCGTCGGTGACTGCTTCGGCTTCGGTCAGCAGTTCGTCACCAAGGAGGAGTTCGAGGTCGTCGACGAGGACCACTTCGTCAAGCGGAGCTTCGCCCAGCAGGGCGACGTCTGGGTGCCGTCGGACGTGATCCACGCCTACCGGGTCAAGTGA